Proteins encoded by one window of Fusarium graminearum PH-1 chromosome 1, whole genome shotgun sequence:
- a CDS encoding serine/threonine-protein phosphatase PP1-1, with translation MASSVPRPGPANLGPNAGLDEWLEEAKQCHYLPERVMKELCEKVKEILMEESNIQPVCTPVTVCGDIHGQFYDLLELFRVSGGMPGESNVQAPKTATTVITSDDIEPPTEITNPKLRKKIKASGENATSSGTEEAEAGEGDEDPDATMADRLESGVTVNSTSQSADNRYIFLGDFVDRGYFSLETFTLLMCLKAKYPDRIVLVRGNHESRQITQVYGFYEECQMKYGNASVWKACCHVFDFLVLAAIIDGEILCVHGGLSPEIRTIDQIRVVARAQEIPHEGAFCDLVWSDPEDVETWAISPRGAGWLFGDKVATEFNHVNGLKLIARAHQLVNEGYKYHFPENSVVTVWSAPNYCYRCGNVASIMAVDKDLNPKFSIFSAVPDDQRHVPALKRGPGDYFL, from the exons ATGGCTTCAAGCGTACCTCGACCGGGCCCTGCGAACTTGGGGCCCAatgctggtcttgatgaatgGCTCGAGGAGGCAAAGCAGTGTCACTATCTGCCTGAGCGTGTTATGAAGGAATTGTGCGAGAAGGTGAAAGAAATATTGATGGAAG AATCCAACATTCAGCCAGTCTGTACCCCCGTCACTGTTTGCGGCGATATCCATGGCCAATTCTACGATCTTCTCGAGCTCTTCCGGGTATCTGGCGGTATGCCAGGCGAGTCCAACGTGCAGGCGCCGAAGACAGCGACCACCGTCATTACCTCGGACGACATCGAGCCACCAACAGAGATTACAAACCccaagttgaggaagaagataaAAGCTTCTGGCGAGAATGCAACGTCCAGTGGCACAGAAGAGGCCGAGGCAGGCGAGGGTGACGAGGATCCCGATGCGACCATGGCGGACCGTCTAGAATCTGGCGTCACAGTAAACTCGACAAGTCAAAGTGCTGATAACCGATATATTTTCTTGGGCGATTTCGTGGATCGAGGGTATTTCAGTTTGGAAACATTCACATTACTAATGTGTCTGAAAGCGAA ATACCCTGACAGAATAGTGCTCGTCCGTGGTAACCACGAATCTCGGCAGATTACCCAGGTGTACGGTTTCTATGAAGAGTGTCAAATGAAGTATGGCAACGCTTCGGTCTGGAAAGCCTGCTGTCATGTGTTTGATTTCCTGGTCCTTGCTGCCATCATTGACGGCGAGATTCTCTGCGTTCACGGAGGTCTGAGCCCAGAGATTAGGACAATCGATCAGATCCGAGTTGTTGCGCGAGCACAAGAGATTCCCCACGAGGGTGCTTTCTGCGACTTGGTATGGTCGGATCCAGAAGACGTTGAAACATGGGCTATCAGCCCTCGTGGAGCCGGATGGTTATTTGGAGACAAGGTTGCAACTGAGTTCAACCATGTAAACGGACTGAAGTTGATCGCTCGAGCTCATCAGCTTGTCAACGAAGGTTACAAG TATCATTTTCCCGAGAACTCGGTAGTGACTGTATGGTCGGCACCCAACTACTGCTACCGTTGCGGTAATGtcgcttccatcatggctgtgGACAAAGACTTGAACCCCAAGTTCAGCATCTTTTCTGCTGTTCCAGACGACCAGAGACATGTCCCAGCACTCAAGAGGGGTCCTGGTGATTATTTCTTGTGA
- a CDS encoding zinc-finger protein ZPR1 → MTTEEVSKQTPEEFFQSIGDKVKNFAPAASAEAENDDDERAVEEIESLCMNCGKNGMTRLLLTAIPYFREVVIMSFSCEHCNLQNNEIQAAGTVQPKGTHYELRLTDLADFSRQVIKSDTATVKFIELDLEIPEGRGQLTNVEGLLTTVIDDLEMGQETRKEQTPELHIKIAEIIAKGRAMLLGDSFPFRVWVDDPAGNSFIAPDLKDGVGKWEKHEYARTDEQNASLGISDTNADNHQAQNPGLTAEGDIIPNEVYSFPATCPGCMRPCTTHMKMVDIPHFKQVVLMSTVCEDCGYRSNDVKTGGEIPEKGEKITLEVKDSTDLARDILKSETCALECPELKLQVNPGTLGGRFTTVEGLLTQVRGDLHSQIFEASGPGQGGDSLANDEKNQWTAFFDGLDAAIRGDKPFTIKLTDPFASSYVQPLVDPPAPDPSIHRESYTRTDEEEEELGLKDMKLENYGENDEEEKKDGEEKTEAATES, encoded by the exons ATGACTACTGAAGAAGTCAGCAAGCAGACTCCTGAGGAGTTCTTCCAGAGCAtcggcgacaaggtcaagaactTCGCGCCTGCTGCTTccgctgaggctgagaatgacgacgatgagcgCGCTGTCGAAGAGATTGAGTCTCTTTGCATGAACTGCGGCAAGAAT GGAATGAcccgtcttcttctcactgCGATCCCTTACTTCCGCGAAGTtgtcatcatgtctttctcCTGCGAGCACTGCAACCTCCAGAACAACGAGATCCAGGCAGCCGGAACTGTCCAGCCAAAGGGAACACACTACGAGCTACGCTTGACAGACCTCGCCGACTTTTCTCGCCAGGTCATCAAGTCCGATACCGCGACCGTCAAGTTTATTGAGCTTGACCTCGAGATTCCCGAGGGCCGCGGCCAGCTGACAAACGTCGAGGGTCTTTTGACCACCGTGAtcgatgaccttgagatggGACAAGAGACACGAAAGGAGCAGACTCCCGAACTCCACATCAAGATTGCTGAGATTATCGCCAAGGGCCGCGCCATGCTGCTGGGTGACTCATTCCCCTTCCGTGTCTGGGTTGACGACCCTGCTGGAAACTCATTCATTGCTCCTGATCTGAAGGACGGTGTTGGCAAGTGGGAGAAGCACGAGTATGCCCGAACCGATGAGCAGAACGCTTCTCTTGGTATCTCTGACACAAACGCCGATAATCATCAGGCGCAGAACCCCGGTCTGACCGCAGAGGGTGATATCATCCCTAACGAGGTATACAGCTTCCCTGCTACATGTCCTGGTTGCATGCGTCCTTGCACCACCCACATGAAGATGGTCGACATTCCTCACTTTAAGCAAGTCGTCCTTATGTCTACTGTTTGCGAGGACTGTGGCTACCGATCCAacgatgtcaagactggTGGTGAGATTCccgagaagggtgagaagatCACCCTCGAGGTCAAGGACAGCACCGATTTGGCCCGTGACATTCTCAAGAGCGAGACTTGTGCTCTGGAGTGCCCCGAGCTTAAGCTGCAGGTCAACCCCGGTACACTTGGCGGTCGTTTCACCACTGTCGAGGGTCTCCTCACTCAGGTCCGTGGCGATCTTCACTCCCAGATCTTCGAGGCTAGTGGCCCCGGCCAAGGTGGTGACTCTCTcgccaacgacgagaagaaccaATGGACCGCTTTCTTCGATGGTCTCGATGCTGCTATCCGAGGCGACAAGCCTTTCACAATCAAGCTCACCGACCCCTTCGCGAGCAGCTACGTCCAGCCCCTCGTGGACCCCCCCGCTCCTGACCCCAGTATTCACCGTGAGAGCTATACCCGTacagatgaggaagaggaggaacTTGGTCTCAAGGATATGAAGTTGGAGAACTACGGAGAgaacgatgaagaggagaagaaggacggcGAGGAGAAGACTGAGGCTGCTACTGAGTCATAG